The Pseudopipra pipra isolate bDixPip1 chromosome 10, bDixPip1.hap1, whole genome shotgun sequence genome includes the window GATGGTTCTGAAACTGGACGTACAAAGTGCCCACGGATTCCTCTTCTCTTGTTTGACAGAAAGCACAGGCCCGGCCCCGAGTCTTTACACATCTCCTGTAAGTTACTGCACGAACATTTACATTTTCACATTCAGATCTTACACAAAAGTATATATTGAACCCTGTAACCCTTCCAAAGTGATGTTTAATCTGACTATTATTTGTGGGCTTGTTATCAGGTTTGGGCACTGCTACATAAGTGCCTCAGTGATTTCACACTGTGACCTGGCTTTGAAGGATGGGTTAATTACtatgtttacatttctttcttctcttaaatTATAGAGttgattttacttttcttatGATGGCAATTTTATTGTAAGGTTTTACTTCTCTTTTACTGTGTATGAAATGGAACACTGAGGTGCAACCAAAATTACCCTTGTAATTGCAGCACAGTGAATAAGTATGTGCAAGAGAATAATCTTGTAAAAGCTGATTACCTTGGTTATTAATAATTAGGATTTGTGAGTTAAGTAATATGGAGCAGCTATATCCAATTCCTTGGCAATTTCATGTAGACAGCTGAGAgataattttagaaataatcCAGTGTGAAATCCCAATTGACAACTGAACCAGCATTTTAGGGTCTGCCTGTGGCTTCTCCCTGTGCTTTGGCTGTTTAAAGCTGGAGTGGCAATTTGCAGTTTTCTCTCATCTGTGGGACATAAAAATTTGcccattttaatttctttgtgctTTGCTTAATTTGATTCTTAgtaagatttttgttttccctgggaTCTCCTGGGAGAAGAATTAATATATCTGAGGTTTGTATGCATGTACATGGGGTTGGCTGTTCCTTATgtttccttctgtatttttgtCTGATGGTTTATTACCTACTAAACAGGCTTAgtgtaaataatatttttatacctTTGAAAATGTCATAGAGCACTTCTAATCTACTCTATTCTTTTCTGATTTGGTGATACATGAACTCTTGCAAGTCTGGAGAGAACAGTTACAAATCTAATGTTTTTTTGGCCCTTCTGCGAGTTTATCCAGGAGTCCAAGTGGGTGCCCATCCATaaaaaaaacaagtaattttGTTGAGCACTCCCCAAAACTCTCTCCTCCACCCCCAGGAATTCTCCAGTCCTGCACCTGCCAGGCACTTACCATACACCATCACCGGTGAGTCCAGGCTCTAATCAAAGCTTTTGGGATTGCTCTTTCAGTTCAAGTCTCAGCAGAAATCAAGTCTGCATCTCACAGGTGATGAAAGGAGGGCCCTGCCAGTCAGAGGTGAGGTAACTTGCTCAGCCTAACAaagccttccctgctcccccctgcAGAGTGTTTCCTGAGGGCCACTCACATGGAAAGGACCTGAATGgttcccccagctccagcagcagagctcttcGGGAAGGGCAGGACCAACACAGCAGGTATGAGCTGTGTCCTTGGGTGCCTCCTGGCCCAGCTCCAGAGCTCTGCACCGCAGTGGAGGCAGAGCTTGGGCTCCAGGGTCTCCAAATATTCCAGGTGTTATTGTTCTGCCAGTCCAGAGGGGATGTGTTAATCACACGGGAACAGAATCTGGCCTAGGTTTTGTCTTTCATGCACTTGAGGGAAGCTTGAAAAGCAGTTTAGCTTTGTGATGTAATACcagggaagtatttaaaattttattttacattcatGGCCAATGTGACATTTAATAGTGGAGCTAAATAATTATTCATGCTAAATGCTCCACATGCTCTGACAAGATGGTTTTTAAAACATAGggatcattatttttttccagtggaagcagagcagattttaactgcagaggagcaggcagTGAAGCAAGGGCATGTTGTAATTATTACTGAATGTAATAGAACAGAAAATCGTCCATGTCACTTCTGTCAGGGACTCTGCTGAGCCTGTGCCTTGTGGAGCACAGGGacccctggctgggctgccagaGCATGTGTCCCATGATGGAAGAAGACAGGGCCTGTGCAGCCGCTGGCACAGGAACATGAGTAtgcctttgttttgctttttaaaacttactCTGTTCTCCTCAGATGTACGGTGAAGTTACCAAAGTCACATTTAACTTTCACCATTTTTACAGACAGTGTTTCCGGCTGATGTGTCAGAATTCCCAGAAGATTCATGGTTTACGTCCTATTTTTTTACCACAAagctgctcctttcccagctttcTCCCAGCACTCCAGCCCGAGCCAGGCAGGTGCAACGTGTTCCCTAATGAACGAGCAGGTGGCGGGCACAGGGGCCCCGCGAGCCTCTGCCTGGGCGGGCACAGTGAggtgggacacagggatggcaccactgcacagcccaggtgggacacagggatggcaccactgcacagcccaggtgggacacagggatggcaTCACCGCGcagccagggcacaggggaTGGCACTGCCGCACGCGACTGCCGGCACGGCCACGTGTCAAGGGGAAATTCCAACCTTTTTCCCATGTGGAGGGTATGGTGGGTCCTGCAGCGAGAagcccggggctggggcagcgctGCGCCGccagcccgccccgcccgcggcgTTGCCGTAACCCTGCGGTGAGTCAGCCCAGCTGCCGGCACCGCGCTCAGCCCGCGCCCTCGGGGCGGCACAGCCGGGACCCCGCTCCTCCCGCTACCTGTGGGCAGGGGAAGGCCCCGGGACCCCGCTCCTCCCGCTACCTGCGCGCAGGGGAAGGCCCCGGGACCCCGCTCCTCCCGCTACCTGTGGGCAGGGGAAGGCCCCGGGACCCCGCTCCTCCCGCTACCTGCGGCCAGGGGAAGGCCCCGGGACCCCGCTCCTCCCGCTACCTGCGGCCAGGGGAGAGCCCCGGGACCCCGCTCCTCCCGCTACCTGCGGCCAGGGGAGGGCCCCAGCCCGGCGGGCGCCGGGGCTGTGCCGGCGGCGGAAGcgccgctccgcccgcccccGGCCGAGCCTCAGGtggggcgggagcggccccggcagCGAACGGCGCAGCGCGGGTGGTGCGAGCGGGGGCTGCTCTCCCGGCCCgcccctgcccggcccggcccgcgctGGCCCCGCGCCCGCAGAGCGCTCCCCGCCCGCCTCCCTGGGCGagcggcgccgggcgggcggcgaTGGACGGGCAGCGCCCGgcgggccccgccgcgccgcgctGGAGGAGGCGGGCGACCCCCCGGCCGCAGCCCCTCGCCTGGAGTAAGCCCCGGCCGCAGTCGTACCAGAGCCCCAGCGGGCTGCTCGTCACCGACTTCCCCGTGGAGGACAGGTGCGCCTTCACCGTGACCCAGCCCGCCGGCACCGTCAGCCCCGACATGGGATCCGTGTCCAACGGCACCGTGCGGCCGCCGCGCTCGCCCGGGCTGTCCCCGGAGCGCTCCCGGCTGCTCGCCCTGGCTCCGGACAGCCGTGTCGGTTCGACCGCCAACGGCACCGTCCCCGCGCCGGGCAGCGGGCAGGGCCGCCGGGCCCGGCCGCCCAGGACTGCGGGGCTGGCCCCGCACCGGGACCGCATCGTGTTCGCGGCCAGCGCTCAGCCCGCGCCGTGCGGCCGGGCCGCCGAGCCCCCGGGGGTACCGGGAGGATCCCCTGGAGTCGGCCGGGCTGCCGAGCCCCCGAAGGGATCCCCCAGAATCGGCAGGACCGCCGAGCTCCCGGGGGCATCCGCTGGAATCAGCCGGACCGCCGAGTCCCTGGAGGGATCCCCCGGGATCGGCCGGACAGCGGAGCCCCCGAAGGGATCCCCCAGAATCGGCCGGACCGCCGAGCTCCCGGGGGCATCCCCTGGAGTCAGCCGGAACGCCGAGCCTCCGGAGGGATCCCCCGGGATCGGCAGGGCTGCCGAGCCCGCGGAGGTGCCCGGGGGTCcccccgcggagccccccgcGCTGCTGAGCACGCACAGCCCTGCGGCGCGGAAGGTGGGCTCGCAGCAGCTGATCCCGCTCAGCCTGGCGGAGAACCGGCCCGCGGGCCGGGCCCAGGGCCACGACCGGCTGCTGAAGGCTCGGAGCATGGTGGAGACCGCCCGGCTGCCCCCGGGCAGCGACGCCGAGGACGAGCCCGAGGGCGGCCCGGGCAGCCCGGGGACGCTGCGGCGAGGGCTCCGCTCCACGTCCTACCGCCGGGCCGTGGTGAGCGGGGTGGACCTGGACGGCTCCGCCAACTGCAAAAAGAAGAACAGAATGTCCCAGCCCATCCTGAAAGCCGTGGTCGAGGATAAAGAGAAGTTTTCGAGCCTGGGCAGGATAAAGGTGAGGTGCGCTGGGCGGTGATGCTGCGGCTCCGCGGGAGCGTGATTTGCTGACTGTACggttttttcagtttgctttatGCTAACGCAAAACTTCTCGTAGTTACTGCTGTTTAGTTAATGCTGTTTTCTTAGCGAGGTGTTGGAGGGACACGATTCTGTTGAAATCTGGGCAGCTCAGCACTGTGCTCCTGCTCGCGTTTCCTGCTGGATTCCCCAGCACACGGagggctgctctcccagccGAACTCATGGCTTAAAACCCGCTTCCCAGAAAGGagtaaacaggaaaaaaagagacattgtCCTAATAAACTCTGCCTGCTAGAgtagagacagaaaaatgaacttcctcctgctctcctctaTCTGAGACATCGCTTCTAAATTACTTGTAAAAATCACTGTGTGGTTTTTAAATCGATAGAGACCACTTCAGTTATCTTAATTTTAATGCTTGCAAGTAAAAGCAGAATGCCTGTTTTTAAATCTTGGTTGTATCCCTTGGGAGAAGTAGGTAGATTTTAATTGCATGTTAATGCATTAAAATTATGTTATAAAGACttactgaaaatacttttttgctTGAACATATAGTGTTCATATATtgtatttccttatttttaaatagaatttgTTACTTTATGAAATACATTCACAGATATCTGTGGAGTGTTTAGAACTGTGTAATAAACTATaccaggctgggggctgatGCTGTAGCTATTAAAATGATGATCAGCTTtatgacagttttcagccaaaTTATGGTAATAGAAGCTTTTGTGAAAATGCTACAAGTGATGAAATAGGAATTGATCAAGTTGTGAACAACTGCAGAGTAGGAAGTGATTTGGTTTGGTAATAGACTTGAACAGTAAGTTATGTTTAGAATGGGAGGATGTCTCACTGTCCTGTCCTAACACACAGAGCTCTCTGCCAGAAGTGTTTTATTAGACTCCTGGCCCACAGGACATGTTGCACCAGAACAGCTGTTTGATTTCAGAGGTTTGTTTTGCTCTCAAAACGTTCACTTACAAAGTACTTACAGTGGGTGTTGTGTGCAGAGTGTGGAAGGGCAGCCACTCAGTCCTGGGCCTTGTGGCCTCCTAGGAAAGGCCGAGACAGTGGGATGAGGTGCAGGTTCACTGAACCCCTCTCAAACCAGTATATTGTGCTTTTGAAACACAgggaaaatgaagcattttgggaAAATGCATATAAACAATGCATGAGAGGAATTAAACTAGAGTAGCTTTCCACGTGCTGTGGTGAAACAGTTGTTTTTGTTGAACTCCTCTCCAGCATCCAGAGTTTATAGGTTAGGGCCTGTTGATTTGGTGCCTAAGTGTTGAATAAAACAAGTTCTTGTTGCTGTGGTTCTTTTGCATTCTCTTTCTAACACAGatctctctgttttctgttaaaACTACAGAAGATGCTGAAAGGCCAAGGGACATTCGATGGGGAAGGTAAGCCCTGTTCTGTACAGGCTGGCTGATCCCCGTGTCCCATGGGAAAGGAACTTCAGGGGTGGTTTTCACATTCCTTCCTAGGAAGTCAAAGACTAAGTACCTTGCTTTTCAATAAACTGACTGAAATATTGGCCCTAAATATACTTCAGGGGTATTTTAAAGACTATAAAATGGCAGGCTAAAAATGGGGGGTTATGTGAGGGGCTTCTTTTCCTCTCAACCTCCTGTCCCTCCCAAAAGATGAGCTCTTGGATGTGTCTGTCTCAGCCCTGACAGTTCTGTACAGTTCCTTGGGGGGTGGCCCCTCCAGGTGGGACTGCCTTCAGGCCTGTTCCCTGAGGctctccccaggtgcaggacatTAGGGATGGCTGGCAGGTTTGGGGTCACCCCTGCAGCTCACACCTGAGTCATTAGGCTCTGAGCTGCTGGGTCACACAGCTTGTTCTCTTTTCCTCAAGTGCTGGGGCAAATCCTTTGGCTCTGCcatcattttccttttgtgctACCTTGGCTTCAAGTTTAAGTGCCAGAAAAACATTATCCATGTATTAGCATTTTTGTGGTACTTATTAATTCTGGGCTTTGCCAAGTTTGCTGCTTTTCCCAATatttcaacaagaaaaaaaatctttcctggCTATGAGCTATGGAAGTTTTATTGTAATAACTGCTACTCACTTGGCTTTTCTCTGCTTAATGCCTCCTTGAGCTCATCTCAGCTGCTGTGTTACCTTCCTCTTGTGTCTGTTTTCAAAACTCCCCGCTGTGTTCTGTTTGCATCATCCCCTTTCCtactc containing:
- the ARHGEF26 gene encoding rho guanine nucleotide exchange factor 26; the protein is MVGPAARSPGLGQRCAASPPRPRRCRNPAVSQPSCRHRAQPAPSGRHSRDPAPPATCGQGKAPGPRSSRYLRAGEGPGTPLLPLPVGRGRPRDPAPPATCGQGKAPGPRSSRYLRPGESPGTPLLPLPAARGGPQPGGRRGCAGGGSAAPPAPGRASGGAGAAPAANGAARVVRAGAALPARPCPARPALAPRPQSAPRPPPWASGAGRAAMDGQRPAGPAAPRWRRRATPRPQPLAWSKPRPQSYQSPSGLLVTDFPVEDRCAFTVTQPAGTVSPDMGSVSNGTVRPPRSPGLSPERSRLLALAPDSRVGSTANGTVPAPGSGQGRRARPPRTAGLAPHRDRIVFAASAQPAPCGRAAEPPGVPGGSPGVGRAAEPPKGSPRIGRTAELPGASAGISRTAESLEGSPGIGRTAEPPKGSPRIGRTAELPGASPGVSRNAEPPEGSPGIGRAAEPAEVPGGPPAEPPALLSTHSPAARKVGSQQLIPLSLAENRPAGRAQGHDRLLKARSMVETARLPPGSDAEDEPEGGPGSPGTLRRGLRSTSYRRAVVSGVDLDGSANCKKKNRMSQPILKAVVEDKEKFSSLGRIKKMLKGQGTFDGEENAVLYQNYKEKALDIDSDEESEPREQKSDDKVVFHYKPLRSTWSQLSVVKKNGLSEAISQEERKRQEAIFEVISSEHSYLLSLEILIRMFKNSRELSLTMTKTESHHLFSNITDVYEASKKFFEELEARHQNNIFIDDISDIVEKHAASSFDPYVKYCTNEVYQQRTLQRLLATNPAFKEVLSRIESHEDCRNLPMISFLILPMQRVTRLPLLMDTICQKTPKDSAKYENCKQALKEVSKLVRLCNEGARKMERTEMMYTINSQLEFKIKPFPLVSSSRWLVKRGELTAYVEDTGLFSKRTSKQQVYFFLFNDVLIITKKKSEESYTVTEHSLREQLVVQPCEEEPGCSPGRNAVLHSRGSAAHLFRLLVLSNHAGDRVEMLLGAETQSDRARWITALGQDSDGLHTDRTTLAQVEIIRTYTAKQADELSLQVADVVLVYQKVNDGWYEGERLRDGQRGWFPMECAKEITCRATLDKNMERMGRLLGLETNV